The following are encoded together in the Neofelis nebulosa isolate mNeoNeb1 chromosome 9, mNeoNeb1.pri, whole genome shotgun sequence genome:
- the MAPRE3 gene encoding microtubule-associated protein RP/EB family member 3 isoform X1: protein MAVNVYSTSVTSENLSRHDMLAWVNDSLHLNYTKIEQLCSGAAYCQFMDMLFPGCVHLRKVKFQAKLEHEYIHNFKVLQAAFKKMGVDKIIPVEKLVKGKFQDNFEFIQWFKKFFDANYDGKDYNPLLARQGQDVAPPPNPGDQIFNKSKKLIGTAVPQRTSPTGPKNMQTSGRLSNVAPPCILRKNPPSARNGGHETDAQILELNQQLLDLKLTVDGLEKERDFYFSKLRDIELICQEHESENSPVISGIIGILYATEEGFAPPEDDEIEEHQQEDQDEY from the exons ATGGCCGTCAATGTGTACTCCACATCCGTGACCAGTGAAAATCTGAGTCGCCATGATATGCTGGCATGGGTCAATGACTCCCTGCACCTCAACTATACCAAGATAGAACAGCTCTGTTCAG GGGCAGCCTATTGCCAGTTCATGGACATGCTCTTCCCCGGCTGTGTGCACTTGAGGAAGGTGAAGTTCCAGGCCAAACTAGAGCACGAATACATCCACAACTTCAAGGTGCTGCAAGCAGCTTTCAAGAAGATGGGTGTTGACAAA ATAATTCCCGTAGAGAAATTAGTGAAAGGAAAATTCCAAgataattttgagtttattcagtGGTTTAAGAAATTCTTTGACGCAAACTATGACGGAAAGGATTACAACCCTCTGCTGGCGCGGCAGGGCCAGGACGTAGCGCCCCCTCCTAACCCAGGTGATCAGATCTTCAACAAATCCAAGAAACTCATTGGCACAGCAG TTCCACAGAGGACGTCCCCCACAGGCCCCAAAAACATGCAGACCTCTGGCCGGCTGAGCAATGTGGCCCCACCCTGCATCCTCCGGAAGAACCCCCCATCAGCCCGGAATGGCGGCCATGAGACCGATGCCCAGATTCTCGAACTCAATCAGCAG CTATTGGATTTGAAGCTGACGGTGGATGGGCTGGAGAAGGAGCGTGACTTCTACTTCAGCAAACTTCGAGACATCGAGCTCATCTGCCAGGAACACGAAAGTGAGAACAGCCCGGTTATCTCGGGCATCATAGGCATTCTCTATGCCACCGAG gaAGGATTTGCACCCCCCGAGGACGATGAGATTGAGGAACACCAACAGGAAGACCAAGACGAGTACTGA
- the MAPRE3 gene encoding microtubule-associated protein RP/EB family member 3 isoform X2 yields the protein MAVNVYSTSVTSENLSRHDMLAWVNDSLHLNYTKIEQLCSGAAYCQFMDMLFPGCVHLRKVKFQAKLEHEYIHNFKVLQAAFKKMGVDKIIPVEKLVKGKFQDNFEFIQWFKKFFDANYDGKDYNPLLARQGQDVAPPPNPVPQRTSPTGPKNMQTSGRLSNVAPPCILRKNPPSARNGGHETDAQILELNQQLLDLKLTVDGLEKERDFYFSKLRDIELICQEHESENSPVISGIIGILYATEEGFAPPEDDEIEEHQQEDQDEY from the exons ATGGCCGTCAATGTGTACTCCACATCCGTGACCAGTGAAAATCTGAGTCGCCATGATATGCTGGCATGGGTCAATGACTCCCTGCACCTCAACTATACCAAGATAGAACAGCTCTGTTCAG GGGCAGCCTATTGCCAGTTCATGGACATGCTCTTCCCCGGCTGTGTGCACTTGAGGAAGGTGAAGTTCCAGGCCAAACTAGAGCACGAATACATCCACAACTTCAAGGTGCTGCAAGCAGCTTTCAAGAAGATGGGTGTTGACAAA ATAATTCCCGTAGAGAAATTAGTGAAAGGAAAATTCCAAgataattttgagtttattcagtGGTTTAAGAAATTCTTTGACGCAAACTATGACGGAAAGGATTACAACCCTCTGCTGGCGCGGCAGGGCCAGGACGTAGCGCCCCCTCCTAACCCAG TTCCACAGAGGACGTCCCCCACAGGCCCCAAAAACATGCAGACCTCTGGCCGGCTGAGCAATGTGGCCCCACCCTGCATCCTCCGGAAGAACCCCCCATCAGCCCGGAATGGCGGCCATGAGACCGATGCCCAGATTCTCGAACTCAATCAGCAG CTATTGGATTTGAAGCTGACGGTGGATGGGCTGGAGAAGGAGCGTGACTTCTACTTCAGCAAACTTCGAGACATCGAGCTCATCTGCCAGGAACACGAAAGTGAGAACAGCCCGGTTATCTCGGGCATCATAGGCATTCTCTATGCCACCGAG gaAGGATTTGCACCCCCCGAGGACGATGAGATTGAGGAACACCAACAGGAAGACCAAGACGAGTACTGA
- the TMEM214 gene encoding transmembrane protein 214 isoform X1: protein MAAKAAGGGRWEVVRKGRRPGAGGSGRSGGGDRRALGEANGVWKYDLTPPIQTTSTLYERGFERILKRQNKEQVPPPAVEPKKPGNKKQTKKAATLANQNQKQGRFRSLEEALKALDVAALQKELDKSQSVFSGNPSVWLKDLASYLNYKLQAPLSEPTLSQHTHDYPYSLVNRELRGIIRGLLAKAAGSLELFFDHCLFTMLQELDKTPGESLHGYRICIQAILQDKPRIATTNLGKFLELLRSHQSRPAKCLTIMWALGQAGFTNLTEGLKVWLGIMLPVLGIKSLSPFAIAYLDRLLLMHPNLTKGFGMIGPKDFFPLLDFAYMPNNSLTPSLQEQLCQLYPRLKVLAFGARPESILHTYFPSFLSRATPSCPPEMKKELLSSLTECLTVDPLSASVWRQLYPKHLSQSSLLLEHLLRSWEQIPKKTQKSLQETIQSFKLTNQELLRKGSCNNQDAVTCDTACKGLLQQARGYRLPWTRLLLLVLIFAVGLLCHDFRSHSSFQASLSGRLLQSSGFLPAGQHVCAKVYSYSLQGYSWLQETLPAWGSHLLTVVRPGLQLAWTHTNATVSFLSAHCASHLAWAGDSLAGLSQRLQIQLPDTLMQLLRSLRELLLLLYHSVLLPLWHVLLEALARAQERCHEACRGEVTWDCVRTQLSAAARWTWLCLQDITVAFLDWALAMISQQ, encoded by the exons ATGGCAGCCAAGGCGGCTGGTGGGGGGCGCTGGGAGGTGGTGAGGAAAGGGCGGCGGCCCGGGGCCGGCGGCAGTGGTAGAAGCGGCGGAGGGGACCGCCGGGCTCTCGGGGAGGCGAACGGTGTGTGGAAATACGACCTGACCC CTCCAATTCAGACGACAAGCACCCTTTATGAGCGGGGCTTTGAGAGAATCCTGAAGCGGCAGAATAAGGAGCAAGTTCCACCCCCTGCTGTGGAGCCCAAGAAACCCGGGAACAAGAAGCAGACTAAGAAGGCGGCAACCCTCGCCAACCAAAACCAGAAGCAGGGTCGCTTCCGCAGCCTGGAGGAGGCACTGAAAGCT CTCGACGTGGCAGCTCTGCAGAAAGAGCTAGACAAGAGCCAGAGCGTGTTCTCTGGAAACCCATCCGTGTGGTTGAAGGACCTGGCCAGCTATCTCAACTACAAGCTCCAAGCGCCTCTAAGTGAACCCACTCTAAGCCAGCACACTCACG ATTATCCCTACAGCCTGGTAAACCGGGAGCTGCGTGGGATCATCCGAGGGCTACTGGCCAAGGCTGCAGGGTCTCTGGAGCTCTTTTTTGACCACTGTCTGTTCACTATGCTGCAAGAACTGGATAAGACGCCAG GGGAGTCACTACATGGTTACCGCATCTGTATCCAGGCCATTCTGCAGGACAAGCCCAGGATTGCCACCACGAACCTGGGCAAG TTCCTGGAACTGCTAAGGTCTCACCAGAGCCGTCCAGCGAAGTGTCTGACCATCATGTGGGCCCTGGGTCAAGCAGGTTTTACCAACCTCACTGAAGGACTGAAAG TGTGGCTAGGGATCATGCTGCCTGTGCTGGGCATcaagtctctgtctcccttcgCCATTGCATACCTGGATCGGCTGCTCCT gATGCACCCCAACCTCACCAAGGGCTTTGGCATGATTGGCCCCAAGGACTTCTTCCCACTTCTGGACTTTGCCTACATGCCCAACAACTCCCTGACACCCAG cctgcagGAGCAGCTGTGTCAGCTGTACCCCCGACTGAAGGTGCTGGCGTTTGGGGCGAGGCCGGAATCCATCCTGCATACGTacttcccctccttcctgtccAGAGCCACCCCTAGCTGCCCTCCTGAGATGAAGAAAGAG CTCCTGAGCAGCCTGACCGAGTGCCTGACGGTGGACCCCCTCAGCGCCAGTGTCTGGAGGCAGCTGTACCCCAAGCACTTGTCACAGTccag CCTGCTGCTGGAACACCTGCTCAGGTCCTGGGAGCAGATTCCCAAGAAG ACACAGAAGTCTTTGCAAGAAACCATTCAGTCCTTCAAGCTTACCAACCAGGAGCTGCTAAGGAAGGGCAGCTGCAACAACCAGGATGCCGTCACCTGTGACACAGCCTGCAAG GGCCTGTTGCAGCAGGCACGGGGCTACCGGCTGCCCTGGACACGGCTGCTCCTACTGGTGCTGATCTTTGCCGTAGGTCTCCTGTGCCATGACTTCCGGTCACATAGCTCTTTCCAGG CCTCCCTCTCTGGCCGGTTGCTTCAATCATCTGGGTTCTTGCCTGCTGGCCAGCACGTATGTGCCAAGGTCTACTCCTACAGCCTGCAAGGCTACAG CTGGCTGCAGGAGACACTGCCAGCCTGGGGCTCCCACCTGCTGACCGTGGTGAGGCCCGGTTTGCAGCTGGCCTGGACCCACACCAATGCCACAGTCAGCTTCCTTTCTGCCCACTGTGCCTCCCACCTTGCCTGGGCTGGTGATAGCCTCGCCGGCCTCTCCCAGAGG CTACAGATCCAGCTCCCCGACACCCTGATGCAGCTGCTCCGGTCTCTGAGGGAGCTGCTCCTGCTGCTTTACCACAGTGTGTTGCTGCCGCTGTGGCACGTCCTGCTAGAGGCCCTGGCCCGGGCCCAGGAGCGCTGCCATGAGGCGTGCAG AGGTGAGGTGACTTGGGACTGCGTGAGGACACAGCTCAGTGCGGCTGCCCGCTGGACCTGGCTCTGCCTACAGGACATCACCGTGGCTTTCTTGGACTGGGCACTTGCCATGATATCCCAGCAATAG
- the TMEM214 gene encoding transmembrane protein 214 isoform X2, producing the protein MAAKAAGGGRWEVVRKGRRPGAGGSGRSGGGDRRALGEANGVWKYDLTPPIQTTSTLYERGFERILKRQNKEQVPPPAVEPKKPGNKKQTKKAATLANQNQKQGRFRSLEEALKALDVAALQKELDKSQSVFSGNPSVWLKDLASYLNYKLQAPLSEPTLSQHTHDYPYSLVNRELRGIIRGLLAKAAGSLELFFDHCLFTMLQELDKTPGESLHGYRICIQAILQDKPRIATTNLGKFLELLRSHQSRPAKCLTIMWALGQAGFTNLTEGLKVWLGIMLPVLGIKSLSPFAIAYLDRLLLMHPNLTKGFGMIGPKDFFPLLDFAYMPNNSLTPSLQEQLCQLYPRLKVLAFGARPESILHTYFPSFLSRATPSCPPEMKKELLSSLTECLTVDPLSASVWRQLYPKHLSQSSLLLEHLLRSWEQIPKKTQKSLQETIQSFKLTNQELLRKGSCNNQDAVTCDTACKGLLQQARGYRLPWTRLLLLVLIFAVGLLCHDFRSHSSFQAHHGPPLLSLPLWPVASIIWVLACWPARMCQGLLLQPARLQLAAGDTASLGLPPADRGEARFAAGLDPHQCHSQLPFCPLCLPPCLGW; encoded by the exons ATGGCAGCCAAGGCGGCTGGTGGGGGGCGCTGGGAGGTGGTGAGGAAAGGGCGGCGGCCCGGGGCCGGCGGCAGTGGTAGAAGCGGCGGAGGGGACCGCCGGGCTCTCGGGGAGGCGAACGGTGTGTGGAAATACGACCTGACCC CTCCAATTCAGACGACAAGCACCCTTTATGAGCGGGGCTTTGAGAGAATCCTGAAGCGGCAGAATAAGGAGCAAGTTCCACCCCCTGCTGTGGAGCCCAAGAAACCCGGGAACAAGAAGCAGACTAAGAAGGCGGCAACCCTCGCCAACCAAAACCAGAAGCAGGGTCGCTTCCGCAGCCTGGAGGAGGCACTGAAAGCT CTCGACGTGGCAGCTCTGCAGAAAGAGCTAGACAAGAGCCAGAGCGTGTTCTCTGGAAACCCATCCGTGTGGTTGAAGGACCTGGCCAGCTATCTCAACTACAAGCTCCAAGCGCCTCTAAGTGAACCCACTCTAAGCCAGCACACTCACG ATTATCCCTACAGCCTGGTAAACCGGGAGCTGCGTGGGATCATCCGAGGGCTACTGGCCAAGGCTGCAGGGTCTCTGGAGCTCTTTTTTGACCACTGTCTGTTCACTATGCTGCAAGAACTGGATAAGACGCCAG GGGAGTCACTACATGGTTACCGCATCTGTATCCAGGCCATTCTGCAGGACAAGCCCAGGATTGCCACCACGAACCTGGGCAAG TTCCTGGAACTGCTAAGGTCTCACCAGAGCCGTCCAGCGAAGTGTCTGACCATCATGTGGGCCCTGGGTCAAGCAGGTTTTACCAACCTCACTGAAGGACTGAAAG TGTGGCTAGGGATCATGCTGCCTGTGCTGGGCATcaagtctctgtctcccttcgCCATTGCATACCTGGATCGGCTGCTCCT gATGCACCCCAACCTCACCAAGGGCTTTGGCATGATTGGCCCCAAGGACTTCTTCCCACTTCTGGACTTTGCCTACATGCCCAACAACTCCCTGACACCCAG cctgcagGAGCAGCTGTGTCAGCTGTACCCCCGACTGAAGGTGCTGGCGTTTGGGGCGAGGCCGGAATCCATCCTGCATACGTacttcccctccttcctgtccAGAGCCACCCCTAGCTGCCCTCCTGAGATGAAGAAAGAG CTCCTGAGCAGCCTGACCGAGTGCCTGACGGTGGACCCCCTCAGCGCCAGTGTCTGGAGGCAGCTGTACCCCAAGCACTTGTCACAGTccag CCTGCTGCTGGAACACCTGCTCAGGTCCTGGGAGCAGATTCCCAAGAAG ACACAGAAGTCTTTGCAAGAAACCATTCAGTCCTTCAAGCTTACCAACCAGGAGCTGCTAAGGAAGGGCAGCTGCAACAACCAGGATGCCGTCACCTGTGACACAGCCTGCAAG GGCCTGTTGCAGCAGGCACGGGGCTACCGGCTGCCCTGGACACGGCTGCTCCTACTGGTGCTGATCTTTGCCGTAGGTCTCCTGTGCCATGACTTCCGGTCACATAGCTCTTTCCAGG CTCACCACGGGCCCCCTTTACTCAGCCTCCCTCTCTGGCCGGTTGCTTCAATCATCTGGGTTCTTGCCTGCTGGCCAGCACGTATGTGCCAAGGTCTACTCCTACAGCCTGCAAGGCTACAG CTGGCTGCAGGAGACACTGCCAGCCTGGGGCTCCCACCTGCTGACCGTGGTGAGGCCCGGTTTGCAGCTGGCCTGGACCCACACCAATGCCACAGTCAGCTTCCTTTCTGCCCACTGTGCCTCCCACCTTGCCTGGGCTGGTGA